The Leucobacter viscericola genome includes a window with the following:
- a CDS encoding sugar ABC transporter permease, whose translation MSFADRTDERLIDDSSPRALFGNLVRRLRSGDLGMIPVVVGLIVIWIVFYAMNNRFLSSRNLVQLSLDSATIGMISIGIVLVLLLGEIDLSVGSVSGLSGAVLAVLLVYVGLPLSVAILAALCTGLVIGMLYGVLCTRFGVPSFVITLAGLLAFLGLQLLTLGKNGTINLPGDSPLIAFANFTFLPPWASYALAIVIGALYFLARLRSIKRRAAANLSAPSVRSAVIRAVVLIAAVALVAWYLNLDRGIGAMPLLWVAVIIGMDFLLRRTTWGRHVYAVGGNQEAARRAGINVDRIYISVFAMCSVFAALGGVLAAARLQSVSQTSGGTDTNLMAIAAAVIGGTSLFGGRGSVYSALFGMLVLQSITSGLNLIGVDAYVRYMVTGGVLVLAVTIDSLSRKARKSSGSG comes from the coding sequence ATGAGTTTCGCCGACCGCACCGATGAACGACTCATCGACGACTCTTCTCCCCGAGCTCTCTTTGGCAATCTGGTTCGCCGTCTGCGATCCGGTGACCTCGGCATGATCCCCGTTGTTGTGGGGCTGATCGTCATTTGGATCGTCTTCTACGCGATGAATAACCGCTTTCTGTCATCCCGCAACCTCGTCCAGCTGAGCCTTGATTCCGCCACCATCGGCATGATCTCAATCGGCATTGTGCTCGTGCTGCTGCTCGGCGAGATCGACCTCTCCGTTGGCTCGGTGTCGGGGCTATCGGGTGCCGTGCTTGCAGTGCTGCTCGTCTATGTGGGGTTGCCGCTTTCAGTTGCCATCCTTGCCGCGCTGTGCACCGGACTTGTCATCGGCATGCTTTACGGGGTGCTCTGTACGAGATTCGGGGTGCCAAGCTTCGTGATTACCCTGGCTGGTCTGCTCGCCTTCCTTGGCCTGCAACTGTTGACGCTGGGTAAAAACGGCACGATCAACCTGCCGGGCGATTCACCGCTCATCGCCTTCGCGAACTTCACGTTCCTTCCACCCTGGGCTTCCTACGCACTGGCGATAGTAATCGGTGCTCTCTACTTCTTGGCGAGACTGCGCAGCATCAAACGACGCGCCGCCGCGAACCTGTCGGCGCCGAGTGTGCGCTCGGCCGTCATCAGGGCGGTCGTGCTGATCGCGGCTGTGGCGCTCGTCGCCTGGTATCTCAACCTTGATCGCGGCATCGGTGCCATGCCGCTGCTGTGGGTGGCCGTCATCATCGGAATGGACTTCTTGCTGCGCCGCACGACCTGGGGGCGGCACGTGTACGCCGTCGGCGGGAATCAAGAGGCGGCTCGTCGCGCGGGCATCAACGTCGACCGCATCTACATCTCGGTCTTCGCGATGTGCTCGGTGTTTGCCGCGCTCGGTGGTGTGCTTGCGGCTGCTCGCCTGCAGTCGGTCAGCCAGACCAGCGGTGGTACGGACACAAACCTGATGGCGATCGCCGCGGCGGTGATCGGTGGCACGAGCCTCTTCGGCGGGCGCGGTTCCGTGTACTCGGCACTGTTCGGCATGCTTGTTCTGCAGTCGATCACGAGTGGCCTCAACCTCATTGGGGTCGATGCATACGTCCGCTACATGGTGACGGGCGGGGTGCTGGTGCTCGCGGTGACGATCGACTCGCTCTCTCGGAAGGCGCGTAAGAGCAGCGGTAGTGGTTGA
- a CDS encoding ATP-binding cassette domain-containing protein, whose amino-acid sequence MTQPVLSLRGIGKRFGAVQALTEINFDVDPGEVVALVGDNGAGKSTLVKIISGVYGPDAGTIEVDGQLVEISGPRAAQSLGIATVFQDLALADNLDVVANLFLGQEKTRTGVLDEEAMEARSWELLHQLSAKIPSVRIAVASLSGGQRQTVAIARSLVGSPKVVLLDEPTAALGVAQTAEVLNLIERLRESGLGVVVISHNMADVQAVADRIYVLRLGRNAAQFDIDEATTEQLVVAITGASDNVVAARQARDASVAASKRKTEES is encoded by the coding sequence ATGACCCAACCTGTACTCTCTCTGCGCGGCATCGGTAAACGATTTGGTGCCGTTCAGGCCCTTACTGAGATCAATTTCGACGTTGATCCGGGCGAAGTGGTAGCCCTCGTCGGCGACAACGGCGCAGGCAAGTCCACCCTCGTCAAGATCATCTCGGGCGTATACGGACCCGACGCCGGCACCATTGAGGTGGACGGTCAGCTAGTAGAGATCTCGGGACCAAGAGCCGCCCAGTCGCTCGGCATCGCCACGGTCTTTCAAGATCTCGCACTCGCCGACAATCTCGATGTTGTCGCCAACCTCTTTCTCGGCCAGGAGAAGACCCGGACCGGGGTCCTTGACGAAGAGGCAATGGAGGCGCGCAGCTGGGAGCTGCTGCATCAGCTGTCTGCGAAGATCCCCTCGGTTAGGATCGCGGTCGCCTCGCTCTCGGGCGGACAGCGCCAAACCGTCGCAATCGCACGCAGTCTGGTTGGCTCTCCCAAGGTCGTACTGCTTGACGAACCGACCGCGGCGCTTGGCGTCGCTCAAACTGCCGAGGTGCTCAACCTCATCGAGCGTCTCCGGGAGTCTGGCCTCGGCGTCGTCGTGATCTCGCACAACATGGCTGATGTTCAGGCCGTCGCCGATCGCATTTACGTACTGAGGCTGGGGCGAAACGCCGCGCAGTTTGATATTGATGAGGCCACAACCGAGCAGCTCGTCGTAGCGATCACCGGCGCCTCCGACAACGTGGTCGCCGCGCGCCAGGCACGGGATGCCAGCGTTGCCGCGTCAAAACGGAAGACAGAGGAATCCTGA
- a CDS encoding DoxX family protein, which translates to MSRPPRSTPLQHVARIVLGLFMLFAGIAHLTFARSDFQAQVPDWVPADKDFVVIASGIVEITLGGATLALGRYRVQVGWILAAFFIAVFPGNISQFITKTDAFGLDSDAARGIRLVFQPLLVLWALWSCGAFSSIRNRKAKSL; encoded by the coding sequence ATGAGCCGCCCACCACGTTCCACACCACTGCAGCACGTCGCCCGCATAGTGCTGGGTCTGTTCATGCTATTCGCTGGGATCGCGCACCTCACGTTTGCGCGCAGCGACTTCCAGGCGCAGGTGCCCGACTGGGTACCTGCCGACAAGGACTTTGTTGTGATTGCGTCGGGCATCGTCGAGATCACACTCGGCGGGGCTACGCTCGCTCTCGGCCGCTACCGCGTGCAGGTGGGGTGGATCCTCGCCGCGTTTTTTATCGCCGTGTTCCCCGGAAACATCTCGCAGTTCATCACGAAGACTGACGCCTTTGGGCTCGACAGCGATGCCGCGCGCGGCATCCGGCTCGTCTTCCAGCCGCTGCTCGTGCTCTGGGCACTGTGGTCGTGCGGAGCGTTCAGCTCGATCCGCAATCGAAAAGCTAAGTCTCTATAG
- a CDS encoding response regulator, protein MSITVLLVDDHPVVRSGLRAVLENAEGLRVVGEAATGEEAVTLAEHLRPDVVLCDLRLGEGLDGIQTTAMLRQLDSAPAVLILTTFDRDAEILGAIEAGAAGYLLKDVAPQAIVEGIHRAAAGDVILAPELASRVIQGMRNPLPKLTEREVEVLRLLATGSTNKEIALALFVSDATVKSHLAHIFTKLGVDGRSRAIHVAQETGFI, encoded by the coding sequence ATGAGCATCACGGTGCTGCTAGTTGACGACCATCCCGTCGTGCGAAGCGGTCTGCGGGCGGTGCTTGAGAACGCGGAGGGCCTTCGCGTGGTTGGCGAGGCCGCGACCGGCGAGGAAGCGGTGACGCTCGCGGAGCACCTTCGTCCCGACGTTGTGCTGTGCGATCTGCGGCTCGGGGAAGGCCTTGACGGTATCCAGACGACCGCGATGCTGCGACAGCTTGATTCCGCACCGGCCGTGCTGATCCTGACCACCTTTGATCGAGACGCCGAGATTCTCGGGGCCATTGAGGCCGGAGCCGCGGGCTACCTTCTCAAGGATGTTGCACCGCAGGCGATCGTCGAGGGCATTCACCGGGCCGCCGCGGGCGACGTGATTCTTGCGCCCGAGCTGGCGTCACGCGTCATCCAGGGCATGCGCAATCCACTGCCGAAGCTCACTGAGCGAGAGGTAGAGGTGCTGCGATTGCTCGCCACGGGATCCACCAACAAGGAGATCGCCCTCGCCCTGTTCGTGAGTGACGCGACTGTGAAAAGCCATCTCGCCCACATCTTTACCAAGCTCGGCGTCGATGGCCGCTCACGGGCCATCCACGTCGCCCAAGAGACCGGGTTCATCTGA
- a CDS encoding flavodoxin family protein, which yields MPDNPTRVLILNTTLKASPERSSTEALATELGREFPAQQCEVTTVRVVDLNLPPGISVDLGEGDDWPGLRQQILDSDIVVFATPTWLGHMTSVMRRVLERLNADIATLDADGRPIFAGLVAAALVVGNEDGAHKIVADLLQGANDLAFSVPANGCTYWNGRAMEKIDFQDLETTPKAVRDANKALASNALHLSRLLREHPYPVS from the coding sequence GTGCCCGATAATCCAACGCGCGTGCTCATCTTGAATACAACGCTGAAAGCTTCGCCCGAGCGATCGAGCACAGAGGCGCTCGCGACTGAACTCGGTAGAGAATTTCCGGCGCAGCAGTGCGAGGTGACGACCGTGCGCGTGGTCGATCTCAACCTGCCACCAGGTATTTCAGTGGACCTCGGTGAGGGCGACGACTGGCCGGGACTGCGTCAGCAGATTCTTGACTCCGACATTGTTGTGTTCGCCACCCCGACCTGGCTCGGACACATGACGAGCGTGATGCGCCGGGTACTTGAGCGGCTCAACGCAGACATCGCCACGCTTGATGCCGACGGCAGACCGATTTTCGCAGGTTTGGTCGCGGCCGCTCTTGTCGTTGGTAACGAAGACGGGGCGCACAAGATCGTTGCTGACCTGCTGCAGGGGGCCAACGATCTCGCCTTCAGTGTGCCGGCCAACGGCTGCACCTACTGGAACGGACGCGCTATGGAAAAGATTGACTTCCAAGACCTCGAGACCACGCCCAAAGCTGTCCGCGACGCGAACAAGGCGCTCGCGAGCAACGCTCTGCACCTCTCGCGTCTGCTGCGAGAACATCCGTATCCCGTCTCGTAA
- a CDS encoding sugar ABC transporter substrate-binding protein: MNKFKRAAAVTATMILALSGLAACSSNSGDTNAGSGDSADSPTIALLLPETKTTRYESFDKPLFEAKVKELCDKCKVNYLNADQDASKQQQQAESALTDGASVLVLDPVDGKAATSIVKSAQSSKVPVIAYDRFIEGADYYISFNNERVGEMQGEALVKATGDKGDILMLNGSPTDPNAAQFKKGAHSVLDKSGLKIVSEYDNPDWSPDNAQKFTSSQFNKIDPKSLAGVYAANDGQAGGVFAAFRAEGDDSVPPITGQDAELAGIQRIVAGQQYMTVYKPIKTEADKAAELAVDLATGKKPTGTTDFEGVPSYILDPIAVTKDNVKDTVVADGFYEVSDICTAEYADACKADGLS; the protein is encoded by the coding sequence GTGAATAAGTTCAAACGTGCCGCCGCTGTGACGGCTACCATGATTCTCGCCCTGAGCGGCCTTGCGGCCTGCTCGTCGAATAGCGGCGACACCAATGCTGGATCGGGTGATTCGGCAGACAGTCCCACGATCGCCCTACTGCTGCCCGAGACCAAAACGACCCGATACGAGAGCTTCGACAAGCCTCTCTTCGAGGCCAAGGTCAAGGAACTGTGTGACAAGTGTAAGGTCAATTACCTAAACGCCGACCAAGATGCTTCGAAGCAGCAGCAACAGGCTGAGTCCGCGCTCACGGACGGCGCGTCTGTGTTGGTGCTTGATCCTGTCGACGGCAAGGCCGCCACCTCTATCGTCAAGTCGGCACAAAGTTCGAAGGTGCCCGTTATCGCCTACGACCGTTTCATTGAGGGCGCCGATTACTACATCTCCTTCAACAATGAACGGGTTGGCGAGATGCAGGGTGAGGCCCTCGTCAAAGCAACCGGTGACAAGGGCGACATTCTGATGCTGAACGGTTCGCCAACCGACCCGAACGCTGCTCAGTTCAAGAAGGGTGCCCACTCGGTTCTCGACAAGAGCGGTCTGAAGATCGTCTCTGAGTACGACAACCCCGACTGGAGCCCAGACAACGCGCAGAAGTTCACCAGCTCGCAGTTCAACAAGATTGATCCGAAGTCTCTCGCCGGCGTTTACGCAGCGAACGACGGACAGGCTGGCGGAGTCTTCGCCGCGTTCCGCGCTGAGGGAGACGACAGTGTTCCTCCGATCACGGGTCAAGACGCGGAGCTGGCAGGGATCCAGCGCATTGTGGCCGGTCAGCAGTACATGACGGTGTACAAGCCGATCAAGACCGAGGCTGACAAGGCCGCGGAGTTGGCCGTGGACCTTGCCACCGGCAAGAAGCCCACAGGAACCACGGATTTCGAGGGTGTGCCCTCTTACATCCTTGATCCGATTGCGGTCACAAAGGACAACGTGAAAGACACCGTCGTCGCAGACGGTTTCTACGAGGTCTCTGACATCTGCACGGCAGAGTACGCCGACGCCTGCAAGGCAGACGGACTCTCCTGA
- a CDS encoding antitoxin of toxin-antitoxin stability system, which translates to MSKSAVFTMKLEQDLRDEFIAAAQAEHRPASQVARELMREYITRQRDEREYQAFLAGKVGAARASLRAGHGIANDDVETEFARRRAAGQ; encoded by the coding sequence ATGAGCAAAAGTGCGGTATTCACGATGAAGCTAGAGCAGGATCTGCGCGACGAGTTCATTGCCGCGGCGCAGGCAGAGCATCGCCCCGCTTCGCAGGTCGCGCGAGAACTCATGCGCGAGTACATCACCCGCCAGCGAGACGAGCGTGAATATCAGGCCTTCCTGGCGGGGAAAGTGGGAGCCGCTCGTGCTTCTCTCCGGGCAGGTCATGGCATAGCGAATGACGACGTTGAGACGGAGTTCGCCCGCCGTCGCGCGGCCGGTCAGTGA
- a CDS encoding DUF2871 domain-containing protein yields the protein MKKLLYASFIYMLAGVLSGLFYREFTKLNGFPEGQFTQLGLAHTHLLILGFVVLLIVLLFEKVFTISDSPKLFRWFFWLYNSGVILTSAMLIVHGSLTVLGLESSAMIAGIAGLGHMLVTAGLIVLFVALRRAVVRSSAAVVPQAVAA from the coding sequence GTGAAGAAACTGCTCTACGCCTCGTTCATCTACATGCTCGCCGGGGTGCTCTCCGGCCTGTTCTACCGCGAGTTCACGAAGCTCAACGGCTTTCCTGAGGGGCAGTTCACCCAGCTCGGCCTTGCCCACACCCACCTGCTGATTCTCGGCTTTGTAGTGCTGCTGATCGTGCTGCTGTTTGAGAAGGTGTTCACCATTTCGGATAGCCCGAAGCTGTTTCGCTGGTTCTTCTGGCTGTACAACTCCGGCGTGATCCTCACCTCGGCGATGCTCATCGTGCACGGAAGCCTGACCGTGCTTGGCCTGGAATCGTCCGCGATGATCGCGGGGATCGCGGGACTCGGGCACATGCTCGTAACGGCGGGCCTGATCGTGCTGTTTGTTGCGCTGCGCCGCGCAGTAGTGCGGAGTTCTGCTGCGGTGGTGCCGCAGGCGGTGGCCGCCTAA
- a CDS encoding GNAT family N-acetyltransferase, producing MSEAHITVEITRLQSADLTEDFFAQAATLLQTLVKNGAAIGWVEPPPAEEVEDLLRGVVAASKQSNACLVAAWDRGRLLGLSYWIRYERPTHNPHVDIEKVAVDPAAQGRRIGRRIMLELLQAARDARVEVVTLDLRGDNVRAMALYESLGFTRYGLLPRFVAFGEDRYDKLFYALDLRDETA from the coding sequence ATGAGCGAAGCGCACATCACCGTCGAAATCACTCGCCTGCAATCGGCGGATCTGACAGAGGACTTCTTCGCGCAGGCGGCGACACTCTTGCAAACGCTCGTCAAGAACGGCGCAGCAATCGGATGGGTGGAGCCGCCGCCCGCAGAAGAGGTGGAAGACCTGCTTCGTGGGGTCGTCGCAGCCTCGAAGCAGAGCAACGCGTGCCTGGTTGCAGCTTGGGATCGAGGCCGCTTACTCGGGCTCAGCTACTGGATCCGTTACGAGCGGCCGACACACAACCCACACGTCGACATTGAAAAGGTCGCTGTTGATCCCGCTGCTCAGGGGCGCAGGATCGGCCGGCGCATCATGCTGGAGTTGCTGCAGGCGGCTCGCGATGCGCGCGTTGAAGTGGTGACCCTAGACCTGCGCGGGGACAATGTGCGCGCGATGGCGCTTTACGAATCGCTGGGCTTCACCCGCTACGGCCTGCTGCCTCGCTTCGTTGCGTTTGGCGAGGACCGCTACGACAAACTCTTCTATGCGCTCGATCTGCGCGACGAAACAGCCTGA
- a CDS encoding sensor histidine kinase, whose amino-acid sequence MSLVNAPLKHSDLAAPAAQQAAVRAMEIGQHAIAVVLTTVGVVRAAADGVPVAAAVISGIAILAWHTAGALLPSKTDSRRVITWWLIGFAAIWIAAVAVSAEFVWLAFLLWLLAGHLLSVRWGLVFSAVVLAVVIVAPILHHGSTSYANIFGPLVGGVFAYGISRGYLQLLRDAEERERLVASLTHAQQEMAELQDELARAQRESGATIERTRISRDIHDTVAQGLSSIRLLAHAGGDRSDDPAAARTLAQLEALAGECLTDVRRIVAELAPAELENDALAAALQRMLDRAHADTGLAVELHVDEALPQLATDVEVALLRTAQSALGNVRQHAAASRVVVSLTESGGAVRLNIADDGAGFDVAAWEQPSDAESSSYGLRFIRARLRELGAGSTLRARPVREPPSRCTCHFDRGAHGSRRIRPKQRRPHEHHGAAS is encoded by the coding sequence ATGAGCCTCGTCAACGCACCGCTGAAGCACTCCGACCTCGCGGCACCGGCCGCGCAGCAGGCGGCGGTGCGGGCAATGGAAATCGGGCAGCACGCTATCGCCGTGGTCTTGACGACGGTCGGGGTAGTTCGAGCCGCGGCCGATGGGGTGCCGGTTGCGGCGGCGGTCATCTCTGGCATCGCGATTCTCGCCTGGCACACCGCAGGCGCGCTTCTGCCGTCAAAGACTGACTCGCGAAGGGTGATCACCTGGTGGCTCATCGGCTTCGCCGCGATTTGGATCGCCGCCGTTGCCGTCTCCGCGGAGTTCGTGTGGCTGGCATTTTTGCTCTGGCTGCTCGCGGGGCACCTGCTGAGCGTCAGGTGGGGACTCGTATTTTCGGCGGTTGTGCTTGCCGTGGTGATTGTTGCCCCGATCCTGCACCACGGCAGCACAAGCTACGCGAACATATTCGGTCCGCTCGTCGGCGGGGTGTTTGCCTACGGCATATCGCGCGGGTACCTGCAACTACTGCGCGATGCCGAAGAGCGTGAGCGCCTTGTGGCCTCACTCACCCACGCCCAACAAGAGATGGCGGAGTTGCAAGACGAGCTTGCGCGGGCGCAGCGAGAGTCGGGAGCGACCATCGAGCGAACGAGAATCTCGCGAGACATTCACGACACCGTTGCCCAGGGCCTCTCGTCGATCCGGCTTCTCGCGCACGCCGGGGGAGACCGCAGCGATGACCCCGCGGCTGCGCGCACACTCGCGCAGCTTGAGGCCCTGGCGGGTGAGTGCCTTACTGATGTGCGCAGGATCGTCGCCGAACTCGCCCCCGCTGAGCTCGAGAATGACGCGCTCGCCGCCGCGCTGCAGCGCATGCTCGATCGGGCGCACGCAGATACCGGCCTCGCGGTTGAGCTGCACGTTGATGAGGCCCTGCCACAGCTAGCGACTGACGTTGAGGTGGCACTGCTGCGCACGGCACAGTCTGCACTGGGCAACGTGCGCCAGCACGCCGCGGCAAGCCGAGTCGTTGTGAGCCTCACCGAGTCTGGCGGCGCAGTGCGCCTCAACATTGCCGACGACGGTGCGGGATTCGATGTTGCCGCCTGGGAGCAACCAAGCGACGCAGAGTCCTCGAGCTATGGCCTGCGTTTCATTCGGGCGCGACTGCGTGAGCTCGGGGCGGGCTCGACATTGAGAGCGCGCCCGGTGAGGGAACCACCGTCTCGGTGTACCTGCCACTTCGACCGGGGAGCACACGGCTCGCGCAGGATCAGACCCAAGCAGAGGAGACCCCATGAGCATCACGGTGCTGCTAGTTGA
- a CDS encoding ROK family transcriptional regulator, with the protein MISHPATTTELRAANQERVVRAIRADGALSQAEIASRTQLAPPTVSGIVRELVARGFLHSEEGMGRRGSRVTISKEAGIVAGVDVGHSHLEVSVADLGGNISRSRSIALSPDTGYRKALELANALVDETLISAGRTREELRAVGMAVPAPIGIDGTLDSGLSPTGWVGADISREAEAVFHCPTLVDNDANLGALAESTFGAGRGHNDLLYIKLGTGVGGGFVLGGQVYRGNLGIAGELGHFTIDEYGPLCRCGNRGCLEAYVGGSSLLRQYAQVGDAVNVASLVTSAIEGDSSARRLIEDAGRHLGKVVSVIVNLLGLSIVVVGGELSEAGDLLLDEVRFSLRRHVIAPLDQQVQVLASTVERQASSLGCVLLALDAVEFRAIET; encoded by the coding sequence ATGATCTCCCATCCCGCCACGACCACGGAGCTTCGGGCAGCCAACCAGGAGCGAGTGGTTCGCGCCATCAGGGCGGACGGGGCCCTGAGTCAGGCGGAAATTGCGAGTCGCACGCAGCTGGCACCGCCGACCGTCTCCGGGATTGTCCGCGAACTGGTCGCACGTGGGTTCCTTCACTCCGAAGAAGGGATGGGTCGACGGGGCAGCCGGGTGACGATCTCCAAAGAGGCGGGCATCGTTGCAGGGGTCGACGTCGGCCATTCTCACCTTGAGGTTTCAGTGGCTGATCTCGGGGGTAACATTTCGCGATCCCGATCCATCGCGCTCTCTCCCGATACCGGCTATCGCAAGGCGCTGGAACTCGCCAATGCCCTGGTCGACGAGACGCTGATCAGCGCCGGACGCACGCGCGAGGAATTGCGCGCGGTTGGAATGGCCGTTCCGGCGCCCATCGGAATTGACGGGACACTCGACTCTGGCCTGAGCCCTACCGGCTGGGTTGGGGCCGACATAAGCCGCGAGGCGGAGGCCGTCTTCCACTGCCCCACTCTCGTGGACAATGATGCCAACCTTGGCGCATTGGCCGAATCGACCTTTGGCGCAGGACGAGGCCACAACGACCTGCTCTACATCAAGCTGGGGACCGGGGTCGGTGGTGGGTTCGTTCTCGGCGGGCAGGTCTACCGCGGTAACTTAGGCATTGCTGGCGAGCTGGGCCACTTTACGATTGATGAATACGGGCCACTCTGTCGCTGTGGAAACCGCGGCTGCCTTGAAGCCTATGTCGGAGGATCATCCCTCTTGCGGCAGTACGCGCAGGTTGGGGATGCCGTCAATGTGGCCTCCCTCGTGACTTCGGCGATCGAGGGAGACAGCAGCGCACGAAGACTCATAGAGGATGCCGGACGCCACCTCGGCAAAGTTGTTTCAGTCATTGTCAATCTGCTGGGGCTATCGATCGTCGTGGTCGGGGGCGAACTATCTGAAGCCGGCGATTTGCTGCTGGATGAGGTGCGCTTCTCACTGCGACGCCACGTCATCGCTCCACTGGATCAGCAGGTGCAGGTACTCGCTTCCACCGTCGAAAGGCAGGCCTCATCGTTGGGGTGCGTGCTGCTCGCGCTCGATGCCGTGGAGTTTCGGGCTATAGAGACTTAG
- a CDS encoding SDR family NAD(P)-dependent oxidoreductase: MSETPVGSIDPAELATALRVIASAHELPTDHPDFLAVREATSSMFKAVKQGRRRRNREAVADADRAVIAATATGAPDRIDDETRGIPLATSTDAPIAGELIKPRNCYICKQPYTRVDAFYHQLCPECAKFSHGKRNASADLTGKRALLTGGRAKIGMHIALRLLRDGAHTTITTRFPRDAARRFASLPDSADWLGRLRIVGIDLRDPAQVLSLADSVAAQGPLDILINNAAQTVRRSPGSYSLLADSELQPLPDGPLPEIEVLGSAVQLHPQSLEASVSGVGIADAVAAPGAAGPVGAPGRLGALTGTIAEGLAEGLAQNLSARELSALAMTPGSSSLTKHADGTAIDAGGLVPDMNHSNSWVQHVQEVDPLEMLEVQLCNTTAPFLLISRLRAAMVASPARRTYIVNVSAMEGQFGRRYKGPGHPHTNMAKAALNMLTRTSAQEMFETDGILMTAVDTGWITDERPHFTKVRLAEEGFHAPLDLVDGAARVYDPIVRGEAGEDLYGHFLKDYRPSPW; the protein is encoded by the coding sequence ATGAGCGAAACCCCGGTAGGCAGCATCGACCCCGCCGAACTCGCCACCGCGCTGCGCGTGATCGCCTCAGCGCACGAGTTGCCCACAGATCACCCCGACTTTCTGGCTGTGCGCGAGGCGACCTCCTCGATGTTCAAGGCGGTCAAACAGGGCCGCCGCCGCCGCAATCGCGAGGCCGTGGCCGACGCCGACCGTGCCGTCATCGCGGCGACTGCAACCGGCGCACCAGATCGCATCGACGATGAGACGCGCGGGATCCCCCTCGCCACCTCCACGGATGCCCCGATCGCGGGCGAGCTGATCAAGCCCCGCAACTGCTACATCTGCAAACAGCCCTACACGCGCGTCGACGCGTTTTACCATCAGCTCTGCCCCGAGTGCGCGAAGTTCAGCCACGGCAAGCGGAACGCCAGCGCCGACCTCACCGGCAAGCGCGCGCTGCTCACGGGTGGTCGCGCCAAGATCGGCATGCACATCGCACTCCGGCTGCTGCGTGACGGGGCGCACACCACCATCACCACGCGCTTTCCGCGCGATGCCGCGCGCCGGTTCGCGTCCCTGCCCGATTCCGCAGACTGGCTCGGTCGGCTTCGCATCGTCGGCATTGACCTGCGGGATCCCGCGCAGGTGCTCTCGCTTGCCGACTCTGTCGCGGCGCAGGGTCCGCTCGACATCCTGATTAACAACGCCGCGCAGACCGTGCGCCGCTCGCCGGGCTCTTACTCGCTACTCGCGGACTCGGAGTTGCAGCCGCTGCCCGACGGTCCCTTGCCCGAGATCGAGGTGCTGGGGTCCGCGGTGCAGTTGCACCCGCAGTCGCTGGAGGCGTCAGTGAGTGGGGTGGGGATCGCGGACGCTGTTGCAGCCCCTGGTGCCGCTGGGCCCGTTGGCGCACCCGGCAGACTCGGTGCCCTCACCGGCACGATCGCGGAAGGCCTGGCCGAGGGCCTCGCTCAGAACCTCTCCGCGCGTGAACTCAGCGCCCTGGCGATGACCCCCGGATCCTCGTCGCTCACCAAACACGCTGACGGTACCGCGATCGATGCGGGCGGGCTCGTGCCCGACATGAACCACAGCAACAGCTGGGTGCAGCACGTGCAAGAGGTGGATCCACTCGAAATGCTCGAGGTGCAGCTCTGCAACACAACCGCGCCGTTTTTGCTGATCAGCCGCCTGCGCGCCGCCATGGTCGCGTCACCCGCGCGCCGCACCTACATCGTGAACGTTTCGGCGATGGAGGGGCAGTTCGGGCGGCGGTACAAGGGACCCGGACACCCACACACGAACATGGCGAAGGCCGCGCTCAACATGCTCACGCGCACCAGCGCGCAGGAGATGTTTGAGACGGACGGGATCCTGATGACCGCGGTCGACACCGGTTGGATTACCGACGAGCGGCCCCATTTCACGAAGGTGCGCTTGGCCGAGGAGGGCTTCCACGCGCCACTCGACCTGGTCGATGGGGCCGCCCGGGTATACGACCCGATCGTGCGCGGCGAGGCAGGCGAGGATCTCTACGGCCACTTCTTGAAGGACTACCGGCCGAGCCCCTGGTGA